From a region of the Candidatus Atribacteria bacterium ADurb.Bin276 genome:
- the rnfE_2 gene encoding Electron transport complex protein RnfE produces MKQFWFYFKNGIIGENPVLRLMIGLCSVLAVSVKVENCLAMGAAVIFVLTCSSIVISILRKVIPDQVRIPIFIVVISTFTTIVDLVMKAYLPPLSKAMGVFIPLIVVNCIIMARAEAFASRKPLLPSIADALGMGIGYTLVITAIGVVRELFGYGSILSVPLLPETYQNMMFMILPPGAFLLIGIYIGVLNHLSRRVNK; encoded by the coding sequence ATGAAACAGTTTTGGTTTTATTTTAAAAACGGGATAATCGGGGAAAATCCAGTATTACGTCTCATGATAGGTCTCTGTTCGGTCTTAGCTGTTTCAGTTAAAGTCGAAAACTGCCTTGCCATGGGAGCTGCGGTGATTTTTGTATTAACTTGTTCCAGTATAGTCATTTCTATTTTACGAAAAGTAATTCCTGACCAAGTTAGAATTCCAATTTTTATTGTGGTTATTTCAACTTTTACCACCATTGTCGATTTGGTTATGAAAGCCTATCTACCACCTTTATCCAAAGCCATGGGGGTTTTTATCCCCTTAATTGTAGTCAATTGTATAATTATGGCACGTGCTGAAGCTTTTGCCTCCAGAAAGCCGCTCCTCCCTTCGATAGCCGATGCTTTGGGAATGGGGATCGGATATACATTGGTTATTACTGCAATCGGGGTGGTTCGTGAGTTATTTGGATATGGTTCAATCCTCTCCGTTCCTCTATTGCCCGAAACTTATCAAAATATGATGTTTATGATTCTTCCGCCGGGAGCCTTCCTCTTGATAGGAATTTACATTGGGGTACTCAATCACTTATCAAGGAGGGTGAATAAATGA